Below is a genomic region from Castanea sativa cultivar Marrone di Chiusa Pesio chromosome 2, ASM4071231v1.
ACCAAAATAGCATTTaaaggcgttaaggcgcaatttGTACTTCCTAAGCGTTTGGaaggtgtcatccaaatctttcacatgcatggACATGaccttgcttttcaccaccatgtcatccacatacactttaaTAGTCTTTCCCAGCTGCGagtcaaacatcctggtcatcatcctttgataggtagcccctgcatttttcaaaccaaaaggcatcaccttataatggtaattctctgtaggagtaatgaaggctgttttctcttgatcatctAGTGCGGTGATAGCCTTGGAAAGTatccagaaaactcatccgaggatgtccaaccgtagcatccaccaactgatctgTGCGAGGCATGGGAAAGGAATCcttaggacaagccttgtttaggtctgtgaaatctacgcatactctccactttctgttcttcttcttcaccaccacagtgtgagccaaccattccggataaaaaacttctttaattgccccagcccttttaagcttgagcacctcttccttgacagcctcggcatgttctttagaagaacgccgaggtgatTGCCTCCTCAGGACgatggcaggattgacgttcaaatgatggcaaatgaactTTGGGTCAACCCTAGgtgcctcatagggatcccaagcAAATACGtcgatattttttttttcaaaaacatgaccaattccatcttctcctaaTGTGGTAGCCGAACACCAAcctgaaagaacctttcaggatcGTCACCTATAAGAAATCTTTATAACTCTTCACATGttgcctcctctgctgtcaccgcattGGGCGCATCTAGAGACATTAGTTGTTATAAATCCTTTGTAGCCGAGATTGAGGACTCTGGTTCATCCTGATGTAGTattgcggccgatatgcattgtcttGCTACTGATTGGCTCCCAAGAATTCCTTCAATCAATTCCCCCATGGGAACTTCACtttgacatgtagagttgaAGAAACAGCCCCCAGAGCATGCAGTCAAGGCCTTGCGACGATGGCTATGTACGGGGAATAAGCATCAACCATAATGAAATCCACATTAACCGTTTCCGGAGCTGACTGCACAAGTAAGcaaatttgtccctttggtatgacagctttttcttcaaaacttattagtgGTGAATCATAAGCGGTAAGATCTTTGAGCTTTAAATTAAGCCCCTAGaacaaatcagggtacataatgtccgcaccactaccttgatcaacaaTCGCTCTTCTTACATCATAGCCCCATATCCTCAGCGTAACCAccagagcatcgtcatggggttgaatggtcccCACCTTGTCTTCATCCGAAAAGCCCAAAATAGGCGAAACACTTCCTTTAATTCTCTTCGGCTTCGAGCTAGACTCCTCGGCAAGAACATGGGACACAGACATCGCCCTAGTAGGACAGGAGCCAGTCCTTCCAGGGGCAACgaaaatgacattaatcgtCCCCAGGGGTGGCCGGGATGAGTTATTCCTTTGATTGATCGAACCTGAATGGCTTCCTTGTCCATTGGGCTGATACAAATattgcttcaattttccttcactaaccaactgctccaaatggttccaaagtGTTCTGCAATTCTTGGTGGTGTGACCTACGTCCTGATGATAGTGGCAAATGAGATTCTGGTTCCGCTTCGTAGGATCTCTag
It encodes:
- the LOC142625071 gene encoding uncharacterized protein LOC142625071, whose amino-acid sequence is MARDPTKRNQNLICHYHQDVGHTTKNCRTLWNHLEQLVSEGKLKQYLYQPNGQGSHSGSINQRNNSSRPPLGTINVIFVAPGRTGSCPTRAMSVSHVLAEESSSKPKRIKGSVSPILGFSDEDKVGTIQPHDDALVVTLRIWGYDVRRAIVDQGSGADIMYPDLF